A portion of the Gossypium arboreum isolate Shixiya-1 chromosome 8, ASM2569848v2, whole genome shotgun sequence genome contains these proteins:
- the LOC108468299 gene encoding uncharacterized protein LOC108468299 has protein sequence MHVAATEEDATKDHPWKLNFDGASNAVGEWDTRDSKLINYRRVVLGLIEEFDDITFNYLLRDENQIADALATLASMIKVSKQKDVKPIQMSIYEAPAPCYNVEGEERDDHPWYQDILRYMRNREYPDQATENDKRTLRRLACDYILNEEIQYKRRNDQVLLRCVDAKILEEVHDGVYGMHANGFIMVRQIMRFGYY, from the exons ATGCATGTTGCAGCAACTGAAGAGGACGCTACAAAAGATCACCCTTGGAAATTGAACTTTGACGGAgcctcaaatgctgtgg gtgaatgggaTACGAGGGActccaaattgatcaattatcgaagagTAGTTCTAGGTTTAATTGAGGAGTTTGATGATATCACTTTCAATTATCTTCTGCGGGATGAAAACCAGATAGCAGATGCTTTGGCTACTTTGGCTTCCATGATTAAAGTGAGCAAACAAAAAGATGTAAAACCCATTCAAATGAGCATTTACGAAGCCCCAGCTCCTTGTTATAATGTGGAAGGAGAAGAAAGAGATGACCACCCTTGGTAccaggatatattgcgatatatGAGAAATCGTGAGTATCCTGACCAAGCAAcggagaatgataaaaggacgttGAGAAGACTAGCCTGTGATTATATCTTAAATGAAGAGATCCAGTACAAAAGAAGAAATGATCAGGTActattgagatgtgtggatgcaaaaatcttggaagaagttcacgaTGGTGTTTATGGAATGCATGCTAATGGTTTCATAATGGTAAGACAAATTATGAGATTTGGATATTACTAG